From a single Pleurodeles waltl isolate 20211129_DDA chromosome 8, aPleWal1.hap1.20221129, whole genome shotgun sequence genomic region:
- the LOC138250412 gene encoding uncharacterized protein: MSENTCVDELPDGAKKNCELFSVWGITEENACVAKMPDVVLRNNSRCIYVEKVCFGSNDDRKVWIPLSAYREMQEKCRKLEHENRNLREQISQDTIIQNKTESYKRAVFEESFLSHSSNEGVKTAPSCTEFPCEPGFLAAKMHSLTDNTEERDQNVIYELPLQNAQVKRRILEQDTPSFISLFDFWKKNSPHLREILTLLYMVTVKNNMQLRACDLANEIMQTLGFCAVQEGNTYVHLNHEQGKKIVPLARIIQWIWYLQDRARVPQIKELPMKLCAPFEFVYTEDKKHVCFTNDSLTEMLLSGTVEGTALYNVCQILKQDEMCHFYADFWFFDNVLATWLVPNWFNYLADVNEKNAEREVYTQNSALVGMAKWVPQKCQQLREKNTYRSDHVSPLSLSVLCGPPSGVCVWGRGRDRIPNLNLAE; encoded by the exons atgtctgagaatacatgtgttgatgaactgcctgatggtgctaagaaaaactgtgaattgttttctgtttggggaattacagaagaaaatgcatgtgtagctaaaatgcctgatgttgttttgagaaataattcccgttgtatatatgtagaaaaagtgtgttttggaagtaatgatgacagaaaggtctggatacctttatctgcttacagagaaatgcaggagaaatgtaggaagttggaacatgaaaataggaatttacgtgagcaaattagccaggatacaataattcaaaataagactgaaagttataaaagggctgtttttgaagaatctttcttgtcccattccagtaatgagggggttaagacagctccgagctgcactgagtttccctgtgagccagggtttttggcagccaaaatgcattccttaactgataacacggaggagagagaccagaatgtgatttacgagttaccgttgcaaaatgcacaagtaaaacgaaggattttagagcaagacaccccgagtttcattagtttgtttgatttttggaaaaagaatagccctcatttgagagaaatcctaacacttttgtacatggtcactgtgaaaaataatatgcagctgcgcgcttgtgatttggcaaatgaaataatgcagactttaggtttctgcgcagtgcaagaaggaaatacttatgtacatttaaatcatgaacaagggaagaaaatagtgcccctagctagaatcatacaatggatctggtacttgcaagacagggctagagtaccacagataaaagaattaccgatgaaattgtgtgcaccatttgaattcgtgtacactgaagataaaaagcatgtttgttttactaatgattcattgactgaaatgttgctttctggcacagtagaaggaacagcgttgtataatgtgtgtcagattttaaagcaagatgagatgtgtcatttttatgctgatttttggttctttgataatgttttagccacatggcttgtacctaactggttcaattaccttgcagatgttaatgagaaaaatgcagagagagaagtgtacacccagaattctgccttagtggggatggctaagtgggtgccccagaaatgtcaacaactgagagaaaaaaacacttacag atccgaccacgtttcgccactgtccctgagtgtgctgtgtggtcccccttccggtgtgtgcgtgtggggtcggggaagggaccgaatccccaacctgaacctggctgagtaa